One Coprobacter fastidiosus genomic window, GGTTTTGCACATGTGGGTGCATTGAAGGTCCTTGATGAGATGGGAGTGCGTCCCGATATTATTTCGGGAACGAGTGCGGGCTCTTTGATCGGAGTATTGTATGCCGACGGATATACTCCGGATGAAATTATAGACTTGTTTTCGTCTCTTAATTTCAGTGATTTGGCAGAAATAACAATCCCTCGTTCGGGATTCTTCAAGATAACGCGTTTTCGAAATTTTTTAAAAAAAGTTTTGCGGGCTCGTTATCTTGAAGATTTAGAAATTCCGGTTATGGTTACAGCTACAGATCTGGATCAGGGATGCAGCAAGACCTTTGCTACAGGACCTGTTATAGATATTGTTTGCGCTTCATGCAGCATCCCTGTGTTGTTTAGTCCGGTAATAATCGATAATGTTCATTATGTCGATGGCGGAGTATTGAGAAATTTTCCGGTTACTCCTATCCGCCCGTTTTGCGATATTGTTATGGGAGTAAATGTGAATCCGATGGTTGCGAAAGAGTACAAAAAGTCGATTATCGGAATAGCAGAACGTTCATACGGTTTTATTTTCAAAAGTAATACGCTTGCCGATATGAAGTTATGTGACATACTTATACAAACTAAAGAAATTATAGATTATAACATATTTGATATAGAGAATCTTAGGGAGATTGCTGCTTGTGGGTATCGAGATACTCAAGAGGTTATAAGTTTAGATAAAGAAAATCTTAAAAATCTAAAAATTCCTTTTCGCACATAGGACATCCTTTTTATTATGAACAGAAGACAAAAGATGATTATTTATCAGGTGCTTCCGCGCCTGTTCGGGAATCAGAATGATGCGTGTAAATGCAACGGTACGATAGAAGAGAACGGAGTCGGTAAACTGGCAGATTTTACTCCGAAAGTTTTGCGTGAAATAAAAATGCTTGGATGTACGCATATTTGGTACACCGGCATTATTGAACATGCCACGCAAACCGATTATACCCAGTACGGGATTGAGCGGGACAATATGTTTGTCGTAAAGGGGAAGGCCGGTTCTCCTTATGCAATAAAAGACTATTATGATGTCGATCCCGATCTTGCTGTTAATATATCTGAACGGATGCAGGAATTCGAATCTTTAGTCGGGCGTTCTCATGCCGCAGGGTTGAAAGTCATAATAGATTTTGTTCCGAACCATGTTGCCCGCCGTTACCATTCCGATGCAAAACCTGACGGAGTCATCGATTTGGGACAGAATGATAATTCGGAGGTTCATTTTGATCCCCAAAATAATTTCTATTATATTCCTCGACAAGAGTTCCAACCACAATTTTATATAGGAGAAGGAGACCAAAAGTATAGGGAATATCCGGCCAAGGCCACCGGAAATGATTGTTTCGGAGCTTATCCGAATAGAAATGATTGGTATGAAACCGTTAAGTTGAACTATGGAGTAGATTATTTACATGGCCGTCGGAAATGTTTCGATCCCATACCTGACACATGGTTTAAGATGAGAGACATATTGCTGTTTTGGTGTAGTAAAGGTATAGACGGGTTTCGTTGCGATATGGCAGAAATGGTTCCTGTTGAGTTTTGGGGATGGGTGATTCCTCGGATCAAAGAACTATATTCCGGAGTCGATTTTATTGCCGAAGTATATAATCCGCATGAATACAGGTATTATATCGAAGGCGGTAAATTTGACTATCTCTATGATAAAGTCGGGTTGTATGATCTATTACGCAGTATTGTGAATGGGCATGCGGCAGCTTCTCAGATTACCCGCTGTTGGCAATCTTTAGATGGGATAACAACTCACATGTTGAATTTTCTTGAGAATCATGATGAACAGCGTATTGCATCCCCTAATTTTGCAGGAGATCCCTTCCGGGCTTATCCGGCTTTAATTGTTTCGGCAATGATGAATGTAAATCCGATGATGATTTATTTCGGGCAGGAGTTGGGAGAGCCGGCTGCAGATGCCGAAGGTTTCAGCGGATTAGACGGACGCACGACGATTTTCGATTATTGGAGCGTACCTTCGGTTCGTGCATGGTATGCTGGAGGAACATGTTCCGTAGTCGGTCTTACACCGGAACAGAAAGAGTTGCGTCGCCGCTATAAACAAGTGTTGACGTTGTGTAATAAAGAGGCGGCAATCAGAGAAGGCGCTTTTTTTGACTTGATGTATGTAAATGGGGACAATCCGAATTTTGATGCTCGCAAGCAATATGCATTTTTACGGAAAAAGGATAATGAATTGCTGGTTATTATTGTAAATTTCTGTGATAGAGCGGTTGATGTAGGGGTGAAGTTGCCTCAGCATGCTTTTGATTTGTGGAATATGGCAGCAAGAGAATATTCGGCAAAAGAGTTATTGACGGGAGATGTAGACCAGAAAGTCGTTTCACCTGAAA contains:
- a CDS encoding alpha-amylase family protein; protein product: MNRRQKMIIYQVLPRLFGNQNDACKCNGTIEENGVGKLADFTPKVLREIKMLGCTHIWYTGIIEHATQTDYTQYGIERDNMFVVKGKAGSPYAIKDYYDVDPDLAVNISERMQEFESLVGRSHAAGLKVIIDFVPNHVARRYHSDAKPDGVIDLGQNDNSEVHFDPQNNFYYIPRQEFQPQFYIGEGDQKYREYPAKATGNDCFGAYPNRNDWYETVKLNYGVDYLHGRRKCFDPIPDTWFKMRDILLFWCSKGIDGFRCDMAEMVPVEFWGWVIPRIKELYSGVDFIAEVYNPHEYRYYIEGGKFDYLYDKVGLYDLLRSIVNGHAAASQITRCWQSLDGITTHMLNFLENHDEQRIASPNFAGDPFRAYPALIVSAMMNVNPMMIYFGQELGEPAADAEGFSGLDGRTTIFDYWSVPSVRAWYAGGTCSVVGLTPEQKELRRRYKQVLTLCNKEAAIREGAFFDLMYVNGDNPNFDARKQYAFLRKKDNELLVIIVNFCDRAVDVGVKLPQHAFDLWNMAAREYSAKELLTGDVDQKVVSPEILFRSSVKAYGAVIWKCTDTNNRKKKI
- a CDS encoding patatin-like phospholipase family protein; amino-acid sequence: MIENDKNVAVIKPYHFGLALSGGGARGFAHVGALKVLDEMGVRPDIISGTSAGSLIGVLYADGYTPDEIIDLFSSLNFSDLAEITIPRSGFFKITRFRNFLKKVLRARYLEDLEIPVMVTATDLDQGCSKTFATGPVIDIVCASCSIPVLFSPVIIDNVHYVDGGVLRNFPVTPIRPFCDIVMGVNVNPMVAKEYKKSIIGIAERSYGFIFKSNTLADMKLCDILIQTKEIIDYNIFDIENLREIAACGYRDTQEVISLDKENLKNLKIPFRT